The sequence below is a genomic window from Prinia subflava isolate CZ2003 ecotype Zambia chromosome 26, Cam_Psub_1.2, whole genome shotgun sequence.
TCACACCCACCCCAGCTcatgccccccagccctgccaaaatgcagcttggcagcccactgaaaaatcagttgcTTCCACCCCAGCAAAAGGGGGAACCTTTGTTTCCCGGCCAGCCTGTGCAATGCCCaaatctgggagcatccccctgtgtgtgcactcatctgcaaattcactgtggagcctggctttgaagaagGTGCCACAATCAAAGtccatcatcttcagctttGTGGTGGCCTGGTCGAGAAAGAGGTTTTCATCCTTGATGttgtcctggctgtctccagcagcagcagccccacctggcacagcttctccaggggctgcttctctttccctgggagtgagaccaggctgtcagtgttctgcccagggccccagctggcagtgacccaggacaagccaaagcagctgggatggcagccagcagtgctgggcagagcagctcagctccagcacaggggctgtgtgttcccatctgatgacccctgtgcagtgacactgGCAGGACAAAAAAGTCTGGGTCCTTTGCTTCTGATTGCCAAGGCATGTGTGGAGCTGGAACTTACCAGGGCCCTGCATCactgtttctgtggctctctcccttcttctatGGCAGATGACTATCCTGCATCCAGGGATGACACAACAGGTCTTCTACTGAAGGCCGGTCCACATCCAGCATGGATAAACACCGCCGGATGACATCTTGGCACTCTGGCGAGAGAAACCAGAAACCGCCGGtcagttggagaaggctcctgtctgtcccactgttcccattctcaggccatgctgcatttgctcagagctgggcctaaactttcccaggaattctctgttttggaggaaagcaggacagcaggacatgtgccacctcctcagcagctgccacagcccactgctgtctcccagcactggcattCCCCCCGTGCCCAGAGATGAGGATTCACCTTGAGAGAGCCGTGGTGGCAGCGAGAGCTGATGGTCCCAGCTGATCTTGTGGCCCCTCCTGAAAGGGTGCTCCCCACACAccatctggtgcagcaggatgcccagggaccaGACGGTAGCTGGCTGTCCATAGTACCAGCCAAACTGGTTCCATTCCGGGGGACTGTATGATGGTGTTCCTATGGAATACAGATGGAGTTCatcagggggatgctgctgctcccagagcctggccccagcatccctgggtgtgcaggggctgccccagtggcacgtggtgtgacctgctgccctctggccagcacctggGACTTGTGTACGAACTTAGGGTTGCAAAAGAAGCCACTGGTGTTGGaaggtggcagtggaagccctgGCAAGGCCCAACCATgacaagcaaaacccactcagtgctggggaaaaaccATGCCTTACTCGTCCCTGCCTGCATTGCCCCAAAAACCATTatgaacccaaagcaaaccaggCAATCACAGCAGTCCAAGCCCTTTCTCACCTGCTCCCCAAACTGGCTGGTGCACATGTTCTGGCTCCCCTCTCAGCCACCCCCACCCACAGGTGCTTCTGTtgggctggctgccccagccccagccccagtcccaggcagagtggctggcaaaggctgccagcagggctggaagctggtccCCCCACCCACTTGTGTTCAAAAGCAGCTGGGCTGAAGACTCAGTGCCATgagtggcagggaaagggagaatccccagtgccacacccaggctgggctgtgagatGTTGGGCCAGGAGATGTCTGCAATGGGGAGCACACCCCTGCGATGGCTCACCTGCAAAGTGAGTATAGGCTGTGTCTTGTAGGTAGGTGCCACAGCCAAAATCGATCAATTTGGCCTGCCCGGTGGCCAGGTCAAGCAGGATGTTCCCTGGCTTGAGGTCGCGGTGCAGGACcccgcagctggtgcagtgccgcacggcctccagcacctggcggaACAGCTCCCGCGCCACCTCCTCGCACAGGAACCGCCGTGCCCGAATGAAGTGCTGGAGGTCCTGAGAACGCTTTGGGCGCtccatgatgataatgatgtctttggggagctccagccactccagcagctggacgacaccagggaagccagtggagaccttgtgcagcagcacgaTCTCCAGTGGTGCGCTGGTGCcgttgggctgtgggaggagcacaATGTTGTCAGTGAGGCTGAGGCCGTGCCAGGGGTCAGggacccctcagccagcccggGATGCTCTGCGCCCTTTGCTGGCCCCACGCCCGCTCTCCCTCCAGGCGTCCTGGCGGcttccaccctgccaggcctcaGCTCATCCCCGCCCGGCAtggcccagcttctcctgctggccccgctcactcaccagctcaccCCAATGCCGGACACGGTTCCGTGGCACCCTTTTGATGGCCACCTGCaagccaaggggagcagcaggctgagctcactgcctgccctgcccagccccagcctccttctccttcgccctcctcctcctcctgcgccCCTTCCTCGTGCACCCACCACCGGCCCTGCCGCTCACCGGGGCACTGTCCGAGAGCCGTGTGGCCGCCCAGACGCTGCCGAAGCCGCCGTGGCCCAGCAGCGAACCCAGGCGGTACTGCTCCTGGAGGGCCTGCTGCGCCTTCCCTGCCGGCGAGACGCGGCTgtcagcgctcggcccggggccaggaacggcccccgagcgcccctcgagcggcccgggctgggcatccccaggcaTTTGCTCCTGGCAACGGGACAGCAGCGGCTCAGGGCCAGCGGCCGCGCTGCCAAGCGGAGGAGCTTGGGCCGGGGAAGCCGCAGTggaggcggcgggagcagccGCACCGCCTGTGTCCTCTGCGGGCCCAGGGACgagctggggccggggccggggccggggccggggccggggccggggccggggccggggccggtgccggggccggggccggggctggggccggggccggggccggggccggggccggggccggggccggggccggggccggggccggggcctgggctgggctcggcACAGGCGCAGCCAAAGGCCAGcaatgctgccccagccccaggcactgatgcCCGCCCAGCAGCGCCAtcgccagcactgccagagccgggCGAAGGCGAGACCGCGGCGGGACGCCcgggggcagggacggggcagccccgcccggggccgggggtgggccCGAGGCAtggccctgcccagcaggggagagggagactgggttgggagggggacactgggaaagggagaggctgcgggactgtgggagagggagaggggaagcacgGGTTGGTCAACAAAGccgcttttttcttctctgctgctgccgctgctgccgctgctgccgctgctgccgctgctgctgctgcaactgaagctccagggcCGTTTGTCCCCTTGTCAGTTTTTTCCGTTGCCCCCTCTGCCTCGCAccgagccctgcactccccggggcagcccctgagcctgtccaaacACGGGAACTTCGCCGTTTTCAGTCAGGGCCCAGTCTTGactcctgcacagtgacagaggaatccccttggctgttgctgtgcattgtccctgctgagggtcagacactgtcacagcacattccctgaatgcagaatttgaacctgacccaagcactgcacttgtgtctccggcattgctttccaagaaaaacaggGGAAGGCAAACTGGATGTAGCTGATGGTATTTTACAGTGTCTAAATCTTGCCAAGTCTT
It includes:
- the LOC134562172 gene encoding serine/threonine-protein kinase pim-1-like; this encodes PLLGRAMPRAHPRPRAGLPRPCPRASRRGLAFARLWQCWRWRCWAGISAWGWGSIAGLWLRLCRAQPRPRPRPRPRPRPRPRPRPRPRPQPRPRPRHRPRPRPRPRPRPRPRPRPQLVPGPAEDTGGAAAPAASTAASPAQAPPLGSAAAGPEPLLSRCQEQMPGDAQPGPLEGRSGAVPGPGPSADSRVSPAGKAQQALQEQYRLGSLLGHGGFGSVWAATRLSDSAPVAIKRVPRNRVRHWGELPNGTSAPLEIVLLHKVSTGFPGVVQLLEWLELPKDIIIIMERPKRSQDLQHFIRARRFLCEEVARELFRQVLEAVRHCTSCGVLHRDLKPGNILLDLATGQAKLIDFGCGTYLQDTAYTHFAGTPSYSPPEWNQFGWYYGQPATVWSLGILLHQMVCGEHPFRRGHKISWDHQLSLPPRLSQECQDVIRRCLSMLDVDRPSVEDLLCHPWMQDSHLP